A window from Vigna angularis cultivar LongXiaoDou No.4 chromosome 7, ASM1680809v1, whole genome shotgun sequence encodes these proteins:
- the LOC108338066 gene encoding pumilio homolog 1 isoform X4 — MYHCFWLCGRTIRSEPLEILHGQDEINNASSGSKHPHNLPSSNLFDDIAEKSETHAAYVHQELNALRSGGNKLGISAAQNFVGSGPQTYASALGASLSRSSTPDSQLLPRAASPCLPPIGDGRSTSADKKSSNGQNLLNAVSSNLNESADLASALAGINLSTKDIIDDEKYSQSSRHSEDYTHSFKQQPYLNSPDSLAFQRHSATQSHLKVNKVSSFGLDLNKSSGYADEQLEPHKAGGISLNTHLKGHSAATFRSRGSSPAHYQNVEDISYPNYGMNGYSVNPPSPSMMAGQLGSGNLPPFFENAVVAASALGLNAMDSIALGRGVTLGPLLAATELQNSSRLGSHAAGSNQQLPLMDPLYLQYLRSGDVASAAQIAALKESVINRECTDLLGLQKAYVESLITPQNSHFNVPYLGKSATLSPNSFGNPSYGLATSYPGSPLAGSLFPNSFYGPGSPMNQSERNMRLSGMRNVVGGFMGAWHSDTVGSLEENFASSLLDEFKSNKTKCFELSEIAGHVVEFSADQYGSRFIQQKLETASMEEKNMVFHEIMPQALSLMTDVFGNYVIQKFFEHGTAAQIRELADQLTGHVLTLSLQMYGCRVIQKAIEVVDMDQQTKMVTELDGHIMRCVRDQNGNHVIQKCIECVPEDAIHFIVSTFYDQVVTLSTHPYGCRVIQRVLEYCHDTKTQQIMMDEILQSVCMLAQDQYGNYVVQHVLEHGKPYERSAIIKELTGQIVQMSQQKFASNVIEKCLTFGTPAERQVLVNEMLGSTYENEPLQIMMKDQFANYVVQKVLETCDDQQLELILNRIKVHLNALKKYTYGKHIVARVEKLVAAGERRISILTLNPAQMV, encoded by the exons ATGTATCACTGTTTCTGGCTATGTGGAAGAACCATCAGAAGTGAACCTCTTGAGATTCTCCATGGTCAG GATGAAATAAATAATGCATCATCTGGATCTAAGCACCCTCATAATCTACCTAGCAGTAATTTATTTGATGACATTGCTGAAAAATCTGAAACCCATGCTGCTTATGTGCATCAAGAACTGAATGCCCTGCGGTCTGGTGGAAATAAGCTGGGCATATCTGCTGCCCAAAATTTTGTTGGTTCGGGACCTCAAACCTATGCTTCCGCCTTAGGTGCCTCCCTATCAAGGAGTAGCACCCCTGACTCTCAGCTTCTACCAAGAGCTGCTAGTCCTTGCCTTCCACCCATTGGTGATGGCAGGTCCACTTCAGCTGATAAAAAAAGTTCTAACGGTCAAAATTTACTCAATGCTGTCTCATCTAATTTAAACGAGTCTGCAGATCTGGCGTCTGCTTTAGCTGGTATAAATTTATCCACAAAAGATATAATAGATGATGAAAAATATTCCCAGTCATCTAGGCACAGTGAAGATTATACTCACAGTTTTAAACAGCAGCCTTACTTAAACAGTCCTGATTCCTTGGCTTTTCAACGTCATTCTGCTACCCAATCCCATTTAAAAGTGAATAAAGTCAGCAGTTTTGGATTGGATCTGAATAAATCGTCAGGGTATGCAGATGAACAGCTAGAACCCCACAAGGCTGGTGGAATTTCTCTTAACACGCATTTGAAAGGACATTCTGCAGCAACTTTTAGGAGCAGAGGTAGTTCACCTGCTCACTATCAGAATGTTGAAGATATCTCATATCCAAACTATGGCATGAATGGATATAGTGTTAATCCTCCATCACCATCTATGATGGCAGGCCAGCTTGGGAGTGGGAATTTGCCTCCTTTCTTCGAAAATGCTGTTGTTGCTGCATCTGCACTAGGATTGAATGCTATGGACTCTATAGCACTGGGAAGAGGTGTAACTTTAGGACCTTTATTGGCTGCAACTGAATTACAAAATTCTAGCAGGCTTGGAAGTCATGCTGCCGGTAGCAATCAACAGTTGCCTTTGATGGACCCTTTGTATCTTCAGTATCTGAGATCGGGGGATGTTGCTTCTGCTGCACAGATTGCTGCACTTAAGGAATCAGTGATAAATAGGGAATGCACAGATTTACTTGGCCTCCAAAAAGCTTATGTTGAGTCTTTGATTACTCCCCAAAATTCACATTTCAATGTTCCATACCTTGGTAAATCAGCTACCCTGAGCCCTAATTCTTTTGGAAATCCTTCATATGGTCTGGCCACATCATATCCAGGAAGCCCACTGGCTGGTTCCCTTTTCCCTAACTCCTTCTATGGACCGGGTAGTCCAATGAACCAAAGTGAACGAAATATGCGTTTGTCTGGGATGAGGAATGTAGTAGGGGGTTTCATGGGAGCTTGGCATTCAGACACAGTTGGTAGCTTAGAAGAGAATTTTGCATCTTCCTTGCTTGATGAGTTCAAAAGTAATAAGACCAAATGTTTTGAACTTTCAGAAATTGCTGGGCATGTTGTTGAATTCAG TGCTGATCAGTATGGAAGCCGATTTATACAACAGAAACTTGAGACAGCCTCGATGGAAGAGAAAAACATGGTTTTCCATGAAATCATGCCACAAGCACTTTCTCTAATGACTGATGTCTTCGGTAATTATGTGATTCAGAAG TTTTTTGAACATGGAACAGCTGCACAGATAAGGGAACTGGCTGATCAGCTTACGGGTCATGTGCTGACCCTGAGTCTGCAAATGTATGGCTGTCGGGTTATCCAGAAG GCTATTGAAGTTGTTGACATGGATCAGCAGACTAAAATGGTTACAGAGTTGGATGGTCATATCATGCGTTGTGTGCGTGATCAAAATGGAAATCATGTCATCCAGAAATGTATTGAATGTGTACCAGAGGATGCAATCCATTTTATTGTTTCAACGTTTTATGATCAGGTTGTGACATTGTCAACTCATCCTTATGGTTGCCGCGTTATACAG AGAGTCTTGGAGTACTGCCATGATACAAAAACACAACAGATTATGATGGATGAAATTTTGCAATCTGTGTGTATGTTAGCTCAAGACCAATATGGAAATTATGTTGTGCAG CATGTGCTGGAACATGGCAAACCTTATGAACGCTCAGCTATAATCAAAGAATTAACTGGGCAAATAGTGCAGATGAGCCAGCAGAAGTTTGCCTCTAATGTTATAGAAAAGTGCCTTACCTTTGGAACACCTGCCGAGCGTCAAGTCCTTGTGAATGAGATGCTTGGTTCCACTTATGAAAACGAACCCCTGCAG ATTATGATGAAGGATCAGTTTGCAAACTACGTTGTACAGAAAGTGCTGGAAACCTGTGATGACCAGCAGCTTGAGCTAATCCTTAATCGAATAAAGGTTCACCTGAATGCCTTGAAGAAGTATACCTATGGGAAGCACATTGTTGCCCGTGTAGAGAAATTGGTTGCTGCTGGGG AGAGGAGGATTAGTATTTTGACTCTAAATCCTGCACAGATGGTATAG